A genomic segment from Lignipirellula cremea encodes:
- a CDS encoding glycoside hydrolase family 5 protein: MIFFHAQQRCLAMSLFLLGPFLLIASAAAAPPSIVANSGMEIDADSDQWPDGWARLKEGGSWQVEDGNHFLRLQSTAPGAMVMLYQEIGIPAGVEAIEMTWRQRVTGLQVGKQSWFDARFLMEFLDPAREKVTPTPRAPSSRKDTDGWVEKSTQFLVPEGARTLKFMPCLFQVNAGSFDLDDIVLKPIPGGPLREAAAVAAAALQAKLAAQASQRQAKAAAALEAEGSLISNGDFETDVKKADGWPDHWGQLKDAGSWETEGDNHFLRMKSPTPGKLVMVYRTFDIPAGTAALELSWKQRVTGLKKGAMPWFDARIMLEFMGVDGKKLGQKPSPPYTQKDTDGWVEKSKSFLVPEGALTLAMMPSLFQVQAGTLDLDDFVLKPTDPAPLFAAAEKRAAEVQARYVAPEEPNRANWPLELKVVGNRLHDTNGKEVWLQGVNAGGLETLPQDKQAIKSVVVAIDDWKANCVRVPMKESFWYGESPYQNDGGKEYRETLDQIITLAANRGAYVVIDLHRFRAPRQEHADFWKEFAGLYKDHPAVLFDLFNEPHGISWEVWRNGGFVSEKSGTDESAFLTDEEKKKNQGYESIGMQALVDAVRSSGAKNVVIAGGVFWCNDLSGVVNGHALKDPTGNGIMYSWHTYNWHTGWEAKVLPTAEKHPIFLGEVGADIHKMNFIPLEDQEDPYTWVPDMLGFIQKHRLNWTGWCLHPGATPLLISDWSYTPTPYWGVFAKEALSGKQFELKRTR, translated from the coding sequence ATGATATTTTTCCACGCGCAACAGCGATGTTTGGCGATGTCCCTGTTCCTGCTGGGTCCGTTCCTGCTGATCGCCAGTGCGGCCGCGGCTCCGCCGTCGATCGTCGCCAACAGCGGCATGGAGATCGACGCCGACTCCGATCAATGGCCTGATGGCTGGGCCAGACTGAAAGAAGGCGGCTCCTGGCAGGTCGAAGACGGCAACCATTTTCTTCGCCTGCAGAGTACGGCCCCCGGCGCCATGGTGATGCTGTACCAGGAGATCGGCATCCCCGCTGGCGTGGAAGCGATTGAAATGACCTGGCGCCAGCGGGTCACGGGCCTGCAGGTCGGCAAGCAGTCCTGGTTCGACGCCCGCTTTTTGATGGAGTTCCTCGATCCCGCCCGGGAGAAAGTAACGCCGACGCCCCGGGCGCCGTCCTCCCGGAAGGATACCGACGGCTGGGTGGAAAAGAGCACGCAGTTCCTCGTTCCCGAAGGCGCCCGGACGCTCAAGTTCATGCCGTGCCTGTTCCAGGTTAACGCCGGCAGCTTCGATCTCGATGACATCGTCCTGAAGCCGATTCCTGGCGGCCCGCTGCGCGAAGCGGCCGCCGTCGCCGCCGCTGCCTTACAGGCGAAACTCGCCGCCCAGGCCAGCCAGCGTCAGGCCAAAGCAGCCGCCGCGCTGGAGGCTGAGGGGTCGCTCATCTCCAACGGCGATTTTGAAACCGACGTCAAAAAAGCCGACGGCTGGCCCGATCACTGGGGCCAGCTCAAAGACGCCGGCAGCTGGGAGACCGAAGGCGACAACCACTTCCTGCGCATGAAGTCCCCCACGCCCGGCAAGCTGGTGATGGTTTACCGCACCTTCGATATTCCCGCCGGAACGGCCGCGCTGGAACTGTCCTGGAAACAGCGCGTGACGGGCCTGAAAAAAGGCGCCATGCCCTGGTTCGACGCCCGGATCATGCTGGAATTCATGGGCGTCGACGGCAAAAAGCTGGGGCAGAAACCGTCGCCGCCGTATACCCAGAAGGACACCGACGGCTGGGTCGAAAAGAGCAAGAGCTTCCTGGTTCCCGAAGGAGCCCTCACCCTGGCGATGATGCCCAGCCTGTTCCAGGTGCAGGCCGGTACGCTCGATCTGGATGACTTCGTCCTCAAGCCGACCGATCCGGCCCCGCTGTTCGCCGCCGCCGAAAAGCGCGCCGCCGAAGTCCAGGCCCGGTACGTGGCGCCGGAAGAACCGAACCGCGCCAACTGGCCGCTGGAACTCAAAGTCGTCGGCAATCGCCTGCACGATACCAACGGCAAAGAAGTCTGGCTCCAGGGCGTCAACGCCGGCGGCCTGGAGACCCTGCCGCAGGACAAACAGGCGATCAAGTCGGTCGTGGTCGCGATCGACGATTGGAAGGCCAACTGCGTTCGCGTGCCGATGAAGGAATCGTTCTGGTACGGCGAGAGCCCCTATCAGAACGACGGCGGCAAAGAGTACCGCGAAACGCTCGACCAGATCATTACGCTGGCCGCGAACCGCGGCGCCTATGTGGTCATCGACCTGCACCGCTTTCGGGCCCCGCGGCAGGAGCATGCGGATTTCTGGAAAGAGTTCGCCGGCCTGTACAAGGATCATCCGGCCGTGCTGTTTGACCTGTTCAACGAGCCGCACGGCATCAGCTGGGAAGTGTGGCGGAACGGCGGCTTCGTTTCCGAAAAAAGCGGAACCGATGAGTCGGCCTTCCTGACCGACGAAGAGAAGAAAAAGAACCAGGGCTACGAATCAATTGGCATGCAAGCACTAGTCGACGCGGTGCGCAGTTCGGGCGCCAAAAACGTGGTCATCGCCGGCGGCGTGTTCTGGTGCAACGACCTGTCGGGCGTGGTGAACGGCCATGCCCTGAAAGATCCGACCGGCAACGGAATCATGTACTCCTGGCATACGTACAACTGGCATACGGGTTGGGAAGCGAAAGTCCTGCCGACGGCGGAGAAGCACCCGATCTTTCTGGGGGAAGTCGGCGCCGACATCCACAAGATGAACTTCATCCCGCTGGAAGACCAGGAGGATCCTTACACCTGGGTGCCCGACATGCTGGGCTTTATCCAGAAGCATCGGCTCAACTGGACCGGCTGGTGCCTGCACCCGGGCGCCACCCCTTTGCTGATCTCCGACTGGAGCTACACGCCCACGCCGTACTGGGGCGTCTTCGCCAAAGAGGCCCTGTCAGGAAAGCAGTTTGAACTGAAGCGAACGCGCTGA
- a CDS encoding alpha/beta hydrolase: protein MFTLSRHWGCALSLAACLLASPLVAQEKKPAAPAKPGLTAGDVAYGEHPKQVIDFYQAESKEPTPVVFYIHGGGWQGGSKNGFRAEEFLKNGISVVSVEYRFIQEAKQDMVVPPVKAPLHDAARALQFVRSKAKEWNLDKERIGATGGSAGACSSLWLAFHDDLADPQSDDPVARESTRLLCAAVNGAQTSLDPKQMKEWMPNSRYGGHAFGLNADGKRSQFEVFLAERENILPWIKEYSPYELVTSDDPPVALFYGAAPEMGKDQKDPTHSANFGVGLQEKCKTAGVDCELVYQGAPDVKHASATAYLIDKLKGQK from the coding sequence ATGTTCACACTGTCCAGGCATTGGGGTTGCGCGCTGTCGCTCGCGGCCTGCCTTCTTGCTTCTCCGCTGGTCGCCCAGGAGAAAAAACCGGCCGCTCCGGCTAAACCGGGCCTGACCGCTGGCGATGTGGCTTATGGCGAGCACCCCAAGCAGGTGATCGATTTTTACCAGGCCGAATCGAAAGAGCCGACGCCAGTCGTGTTCTACATCCATGGCGGCGGCTGGCAGGGCGGCAGCAAGAATGGCTTTCGGGCCGAGGAGTTCCTGAAGAACGGCATTTCTGTCGTCTCGGTCGAGTACCGTTTCATTCAGGAAGCGAAACAGGATATGGTCGTGCCGCCCGTGAAAGCTCCCCTGCACGACGCCGCCCGGGCGTTGCAGTTTGTGCGCAGCAAGGCGAAGGAATGGAACCTGGACAAGGAACGGATCGGAGCGACGGGCGGATCGGCCGGCGCCTGCTCCAGCCTGTGGCTGGCTTTCCACGACGACCTGGCCGACCCCCAAAGCGACGACCCGGTCGCCCGGGAATCGACCCGCCTGCTGTGTGCGGCCGTCAACGGAGCGCAGACCAGCCTGGACCCGAAGCAGATGAAAGAGTGGATGCCCAACAGCCGCTACGGCGGCCATGCTTTTGGCCTGAACGCCGACGGCAAGCGCTCACAATTTGAGGTGTTTCTGGCGGAACGGGAAAACATCCTGCCCTGGATCAAAGAGTACTCGCCCTACGAACTGGTCACCAGCGACGACCCGCCGGTCGCCCTGTTTTACGGCGCGGCGCCTGAGATGGGAAAAGACCAGAAAGACCCGACCCACTCCGCCAACTTCGGCGTGGGCCTGCAGGAAAAATGCAAAACCGCCGGTGTGGATTGCGAACTGGTTTACCAGGGTGCTCCCGACGTGAAGCACGCTTCGGCGACCGCCTACCTGATCGACAAACTCAAAGGCCAAAAGTAA
- a CDS encoding DUF1592 domain-containing protein, whose translation MTRTAWFLLLLAATPALAAEPTESFEQAVEPYFQTYCLRCHNAEKQAGQFRLDTLSQDFVDLTVAQRWSEVMTRIHAGEMPPEDEPQPAAEQTGKAVDWITARIHEGEAARMANRGPVAHYRLSREEYAYTLYDLLGVHYDVTLPGAFSEDPRWHGFERLGSMLSLAPSHMERYFTAAEAVLAQAYPLRPVKQIQTELTAAKAYQKQLDQLGVTAPVRWVVWPQRRIPALRRTAKEPGVYRAKVRLSGLPSISGITPHLAVWHQGLKRTVFDQDILAPENEPVTITFELPLSGGDSLDLLNDTSGPLNEGHTVSGNVGSLFISTTDHSLSLPWSRKLTDDAGNALYPLLIVDSIEWEGPLVNEADLQKRASFLPESLDDLVETRDCLHRFAERAWRRPVADVEIDRYLRILAEEKAAGESPHSALMAAMAGVLTSSNFFYLVEGSQQERRDRVNDWELASRLSYFLWGSLPDDELIAAARQGRLHDPQVLDAQLTRMLADPKCGRFTESFCRQWLQLHQLGMFPPDAKLYPDYDTWLEKSMRLETTGFFAEVFTKNLSLREFLTSDWTILNPRLARHYQMPIPETAGFQRTNLRPDDHRGGLLTQAAILSLTSDGTRHRPVHRGVWVSEAIYGVTPSPPPPNVEPLETTPANQPKATIRMQLEAHASNASCASCHRKIDPLGFAFDNYDAIGRWRETEQTISGRGENPPVNASGMLPSGETFQGPAEFKQLLADDLDRFAEAFVENLATFALRRAMTVDDAAAIRAIALASQQDDYRLQAVIRNLVLSDLFQKR comes from the coding sequence ATGACACGAACCGCCTGGTTCCTGCTGTTGCTGGCGGCGACGCCTGCGCTGGCCGCCGAGCCGACCGAAAGCTTTGAACAGGCCGTGGAGCCGTACTTTCAGACATACTGTCTGCGTTGCCACAACGCCGAGAAACAGGCGGGCCAGTTCCGGCTGGATACGCTCTCGCAGGACTTTGTCGATCTGACGGTCGCCCAGCGCTGGTCCGAGGTGATGACCCGCATCCACGCCGGCGAAATGCCGCCCGAAGACGAACCCCAGCCCGCGGCCGAGCAAACCGGCAAGGCCGTCGACTGGATTACCGCACGCATCCACGAAGGGGAAGCAGCCCGCATGGCCAACCGCGGGCCGGTCGCCCACTACCGGCTCAGCCGCGAAGAATACGCCTATACGCTTTACGATCTGCTGGGCGTGCACTACGACGTCACCCTGCCGGGCGCCTTTTCCGAGGATCCCCGCTGGCATGGATTTGAGCGGCTGGGCTCCATGCTGTCGCTGGCCCCGTCGCATATGGAACGCTACTTCACCGCCGCCGAAGCCGTGCTGGCACAGGCGTATCCGCTGCGTCCCGTCAAGCAGATCCAGACCGAATTGACCGCCGCCAAAGCGTACCAGAAACAGCTCGACCAGTTGGGCGTCACGGCGCCGGTCCGCTGGGTCGTGTGGCCCCAGCGACGCATCCCGGCGCTGCGCCGCACGGCGAAAGAACCGGGCGTCTATCGGGCCAAAGTCCGTCTGAGCGGGTTACCTTCGATCAGCGGCATCACGCCGCATCTGGCCGTCTGGCATCAGGGGCTGAAGCGGACCGTGTTTGACCAGGACATCCTGGCGCCGGAGAACGAACCGGTCACCATCACGTTTGAACTGCCGTTATCCGGCGGCGATTCGCTGGACCTGCTGAACGATACGTCCGGCCCGTTGAACGAAGGCCACACCGTTAGCGGCAACGTCGGTTCGCTCTTCATCAGTACGACGGACCATTCGCTCTCGCTGCCCTGGTCCCGCAAGCTGACCGACGACGCCGGCAACGCCCTGTATCCGCTGCTGATTGTCGATTCGATCGAATGGGAAGGGCCGCTGGTCAACGAGGCCGACCTGCAGAAACGGGCCAGCTTCCTGCCGGAATCGCTCGACGATCTGGTCGAAACACGCGACTGCCTGCACCGCTTTGCCGAACGCGCCTGGCGACGACCCGTCGCCGACGTGGAGATCGATCGCTATCTGCGAATCCTGGCCGAGGAAAAAGCAGCCGGCGAAAGTCCCCACTCGGCCCTGATGGCGGCGATGGCGGGCGTGCTGACTTCCAGCAACTTCTTCTACCTGGTCGAGGGCTCCCAGCAAGAGCGACGCGACCGCGTGAACGACTGGGAGCTGGCTTCGCGGCTGTCGTATTTCCTCTGGGGCTCCCTGCCCGACGACGAACTGATCGCCGCCGCCCGGCAAGGCCGGCTGCATGACCCCCAGGTGCTCGACGCGCAGTTGACCCGCATGCTGGCCGATCCCAAGTGCGGCCGTTTCACCGAGTCGTTCTGTCGGCAGTGGCTGCAGCTGCATCAGCTGGGCATGTTCCCGCCGGATGCGAAGCTCTATCCCGACTACGACACCTGGCTGGAAAAGAGCATGCGTCTGGAAACGACCGGCTTTTTTGCCGAGGTGTTTACGAAGAATCTCTCACTGCGGGAGTTTCTCACCTCGGACTGGACGATCCTCAACCCGCGGCTGGCCCGCCATTACCAGATGCCCATCCCGGAAACGGCCGGCTTCCAGCGAACAAACCTCCGCCCGGACGATCATCGCGGCGGCTTGCTGACACAGGCGGCCATCCTGTCGTTGACCTCCGACGGCACGCGGCATCGGCCTGTCCATCGCGGCGTGTGGGTGTCGGAAGCCATCTACGGCGTCACCCCTTCCCCGCCGCCGCCGAATGTGGAGCCGCTGGAAACGACGCCCGCCAATCAGCCCAAGGCCACCATCCGCATGCAGCTGGAAGCCCACGCCAGCAACGCCAGTTGCGCTTCGTGCCATCGCAAGATTGATCCGCTGGGCTTTGCCTTTGACAACTACGACGCAATTGGCCGCTGGCGCGAGACCGAACAAACGATCAGCGGCCGCGGCGAGAACCCGCCAGTGAACGCCAGCGGCATGCTCCCCAGCGGAGAAACGTTCCAGGGGCCGGCGGAATTCAAACAGCTGCTGGCCGACGACCTGGATCGGTTTGCCGAAGCGTTCGTCGAGAACCTGGCCACCTTCGCCCTGCGACGCGCCATGACGGTCGACGATGCGGCCGCGATTCGCGCCATCGCCCTGGCGAGCCAGCAGGACGACTATCGCCTGCAGGCCGTCATCAGGAACCTGGTGCTGTCCGACTTGTTCCAGAAACGCTGA
- a CDS encoding iron-containing alcohol dehydrogenase, whose translation MTPFDFEPRTRIVFGAEKIDTLGALAAELGARRPLVVSDPGVIACGHAERGMQALRSAGLDPVLFQGVHENPTTRDVEQGVQVARDIQPDMLIGLGGGSSMDCAKGMNFLYTNGGKMHDYWGVGKATRPMLPMIAVPTTSGTGSETQSFALISDAETHVKMACGDKKAACRIALLDPLLTVTQPPRVTALTGIDAISHALETYVTLKRNAASLAFSLESWRLLAGNFGAVLDNPSDLEARGAMQLGAAFAGLAIENSMLGAAHAMANPLTALYQTPHGHAVGVMLPHVVRFNGEQHPRWYAELLDLGGPALPAAESGAAGLADFLTGLIRKAGLATNLSQMSVTADRLPELAAAAEQQWTGKFNPRTAGVDDFLRLYQAAM comes from the coding sequence ATGACGCCATTTGATTTCGAACCGCGAACACGGATTGTTTTCGGCGCCGAGAAGATTGACACTCTGGGCGCGCTGGCCGCAGAACTGGGGGCCCGGCGTCCGCTGGTCGTCAGCGACCCCGGCGTCATCGCCTGCGGCCACGCCGAACGCGGCATGCAAGCGCTGCGCAGCGCCGGACTCGATCCGGTCCTTTTCCAGGGCGTGCACGAAAACCCCACCACGCGCGATGTGGAACAGGGAGTGCAGGTCGCCCGCGATATCCAGCCCGACATGCTGATTGGCCTGGGCGGGGGCAGTTCCATGGACTGCGCCAAGGGGATGAATTTCCTCTACACCAACGGCGGCAAAATGCACGACTACTGGGGCGTCGGCAAAGCGACCCGGCCGATGCTGCCGATGATCGCCGTACCGACCACCTCGGGCACCGGCAGCGAAACGCAATCATTCGCCCTGATCTCCGATGCGGAAACGCACGTCAAAATGGCTTGCGGCGACAAAAAGGCTGCCTGTCGCATCGCTTTGCTGGATCCGTTGCTGACGGTCACCCAGCCGCCCCGCGTGACGGCTTTGACCGGCATCGACGCCATTTCCCACGCGCTGGAAACATACGTCACCCTGAAACGGAACGCGGCGTCGCTGGCCTTCAGCCTGGAGTCCTGGCGCCTGCTGGCCGGTAACTTCGGCGCGGTGCTGGATAACCCGAGCGACCTGGAAGCACGCGGAGCGATGCAGCTGGGAGCCGCATTTGCCGGCCTGGCGATTGAGAACTCCATGCTGGGCGCCGCGCATGCGATGGCGAACCCGCTGACCGCCCTTTACCAGACGCCGCACGGCCATGCAGTCGGGGTCATGTTGCCGCATGTGGTGCGGTTCAACGGGGAGCAGCATCCGCGGTGGTACGCCGAGCTGCTCGACCTGGGCGGACCTGCCCTGCCCGCCGCCGAATCGGGCGCCGCGGGACTGGCCGACTTTCTGACCGGACTGATCCGGAAGGCGGGCCTGGCCACGAACCTGAGCCAGATGTCCGTCACCGCAGACCGTCTGCCCGAACTGGCGGCCGCCGCCGAGCAACAGTGGACCGGGAAGTTCAACCCCCGCACCGCCGGCGTCGACGACTTTCTGCGGCTTTACCAGGCGGCCATGTGA
- a CDS encoding type II and III secretion system protein: protein MQRRLAMGCFSILGFLAIALTATGQEIDSSFVPRTELDPPLLLEPLPFLRPLPLLQPLLAPRLEPTMAPSTTWTELETAAFPNHPLRLASHVEAAPASQATGTDEADDGFRTLGDGPADRPAADADDAPEDNVHEDGAPENGAAENGDHVDNGHEENGPPAHVVQDKADPLPLARLHHLHQAADHLEAAGLPSEAKLVRQRAIREERRADEIRLAAKLAQLSRLQEEIEQLRDRLATNNQLMLRFQLVSIPAEHWETVQKTLSERASSHKNEQATTVIDSTELSALVKEWLQAKQGKLIAEPSVITVDNRPVSFFSGERYFTRDSSNGPKSLRAEQAGLGLEARPRLLSSGGLELEVAIEWSQHNHQTQRTQLMLKHAATGQLKAGQSLVLLLQNKDASERPALLSVSHDQITIDPLLRTADYWAE from the coding sequence ATGCAACGGCGCTTAGCGATGGGATGCTTTTCGATCCTTGGTTTTTTGGCGATCGCCCTGACGGCGACCGGCCAGGAGATTGATTCTTCGTTCGTTCCGCGAACAGAGCTGGATCCTCCCTTGTTGCTGGAGCCGTTGCCGTTTCTGCGGCCGCTCCCATTGCTGCAGCCGCTGCTGGCTCCTCGTCTGGAGCCCACGATGGCGCCGAGCACTACCTGGACCGAGCTGGAAACGGCCGCATTCCCGAACCATCCTTTGCGGCTGGCTTCGCATGTCGAAGCGGCTCCCGCATCGCAGGCGACCGGAACGGACGAAGCCGATGACGGTTTCCGGACCCTCGGCGACGGCCCGGCTGACCGCCCCGCGGCGGATGCTGACGACGCCCCTGAAGACAACGTCCACGAAGACGGCGCTCCTGAAAACGGCGCTGCTGAAAACGGCGATCATGTAGACAACGGCCACGAAGAGAACGGCCCTCCTGCCCATGTTGTGCAGGACAAGGCCGATCCGCTGCCGCTGGCCCGACTGCACCACCTGCACCAGGCGGCCGATCATCTGGAAGCGGCGGGCCTGCCAAGCGAAGCCAAACTGGTGCGCCAACGTGCCATCCGTGAAGAACGCCGGGCCGACGAGATTCGCCTGGCCGCCAAGCTGGCGCAACTCTCCCGTTTGCAGGAAGAGATTGAGCAGTTGCGTGATCGGTTGGCCACCAACAACCAGTTGATGCTACGTTTTCAGCTGGTCTCGATTCCTGCCGAGCACTGGGAAACGGTGCAGAAAACGCTGAGCGAACGGGCGTCCTCTCACAAGAACGAGCAGGCGACCACGGTCATCGACAGCACGGAGCTGTCCGCGCTGGTCAAAGAATGGCTGCAGGCAAAGCAGGGGAAGCTGATCGCCGAACCCTCGGTGATCACGGTCGACAACCGTCCCGTCAGCTTCTTCAGCGGCGAACGCTATTTCACCCGAGATTCCAGCAATGGCCCGAAATCCCTGCGTGCGGAACAGGCCGGATTGGGCCTGGAGGCGCGGCCACGACTGCTCTCCAGCGGCGGCCTGGAACTGGAGGTCGCCATTGAGTGGAGCCAGCACAACCACCAGACGCAGCGAACTCAATTGATGCTCAAACATGCGGCTACCGGCCAGCTGAAAGCGGGCCAGTCGCTGGTCCTGCTGCTGCAGAATAAAGACGCCAGCGAACGTCCGGCCTTGCTGAGTGTCTCGCACGATCAGATCACCATCGACCCGCTGCTCCGCACGGCCGACTACTGGGCCGAGTAA
- a CDS encoding outer membrane protein assembly factor BamB family protein, whose amino-acid sequence MRTSAASFVLLSLAACFAVGCSQGVDLSSLDPVATAAAEEPKTPAAETPAPQNPAPAAVAAVPGPLNASAKSWPLFRGGSLANGVAPGVLPEKLELLWRFEVEKGAFEGTAAIVDGVAYIGDLDGKVYALSMATGAKQWEYKVEDFGGFAASPAVRDGNVFIGDIDGRFFCLDAASGKLKWAFAAEAEIDASANFFQDKVIVGSQDANLYCLEAATGKLVWKFAIDDQIRCSPTIVEDRAFVAGCDSEFHIIDLVKGTEVNAVTIDSPTGVTPAVHDQYVYFGTESGSFFCVDWKNAKVEWTFQEDRGSQAFRSSAAISDGLVIVGARSRKVYALDSKTGEIKWTFVAKGRIDSSPVVVGDRVFVGGTDGRLYELDKKTGEKRWEFESGDGFTGSPAVADEKLVIADDGGVVYCFGKK is encoded by the coding sequence ATGCGCACTTCCGCCGCTTCGTTTGTTCTCCTGTCGCTGGCTGCCTGCTTCGCCGTCGGTTGTTCCCAGGGCGTTGATCTGTCCTCGCTCGATCCGGTTGCAACGGCCGCCGCCGAAGAACCGAAAACGCCCGCCGCAGAGACTCCCGCTCCGCAAAATCCCGCCCCGGCTGCAGTTGCGGCCGTTCCTGGCCCCTTGAACGCTTCGGCCAAATCCTGGCCCTTGTTCCGCGGCGGCTCGCTCGCCAACGGGGTGGCGCCGGGCGTGTTGCCGGAAAAGCTGGAATTGCTTTGGCGGTTTGAAGTCGAGAAAGGCGCTTTTGAAGGCACGGCGGCGATCGTCGACGGCGTGGCGTATATCGGCGACCTCGACGGCAAGGTGTACGCCCTGAGCATGGCGACCGGGGCGAAGCAGTGGGAATACAAAGTGGAAGACTTTGGCGGCTTCGCGGCGTCTCCCGCCGTGCGCGACGGCAACGTGTTTATCGGCGACATCGATGGCCGGTTCTTCTGCCTGGACGCGGCCAGCGGCAAGCTGAAATGGGCCTTCGCCGCCGAGGCCGAGATTGACGCCAGCGCGAACTTTTTCCAGGACAAAGTGATCGTCGGATCGCAGGACGCCAACCTGTATTGCCTGGAAGCGGCAACGGGCAAGCTGGTCTGGAAGTTCGCCATCGACGATCAGATTCGTTGCTCGCCGACGATCGTGGAAGACCGCGCCTTTGTGGCCGGCTGCGACTCGGAGTTCCACATCATCGACCTGGTCAAAGGGACCGAGGTCAACGCGGTCACCATCGATTCGCCGACTGGCGTCACCCCCGCCGTGCATGATCAGTATGTGTACTTCGGCACGGAAAGCGGCTCTTTCTTCTGCGTCGACTGGAAGAACGCCAAGGTCGAATGGACGTTCCAGGAAGATCGCGGCAGCCAGGCCTTTCGCAGCAGCGCCGCCATCTCCGACGGGCTGGTCATCGTCGGGGCCCGCAGCCGCAAGGTCTACGCCCTGGACAGCAAAACGGGCGAAATCAAATGGACGTTTGTCGCCAAGGGACGCATTGACAGCTCGCCAGTGGTTGTCGGCGACCGGGTGTTTGTCGGCGGGACGGACGGCCGGTTGTATGAGCTCGACAAAAAGACGGGCGAGAAACGCTGGGAGTTTGAATCGGGCGACGGCTTCACCGGCTCGCCAGCGGTTGCGGACGAGAAGCTTGTCATCGCCGACGACGGCGGCGTGGTCTACTGCTTCGGCAAGAAGTAA
- a CDS encoding DNA polymerase ligase N-terminal domain-containing protein, whose protein sequence is MPRFALLKHETPVGYPRPTHWDLLLEQDESLAAWALAAELTPGVVIPAEALAPHRLVYLDYEGPVSGDRGVVSRVDTGEYAIREQAESRWRVELYGALLRGTVVLQQAADQRWSVAFKMAAV, encoded by the coding sequence GTGCCGCGGTTTGCCCTGCTCAAACATGAAACGCCGGTCGGCTATCCCCGGCCGACGCATTGGGATCTGCTGCTGGAACAGGACGAGAGTCTGGCCGCCTGGGCGCTGGCTGCGGAACTGACTCCCGGCGTGGTCATCCCGGCTGAAGCCCTGGCGCCGCATCGGCTGGTTTACCTGGACTACGAAGGCCCCGTCAGCGGCGATCGCGGCGTAGTGTCAAGAGTTGACACTGGAGAGTATGCGATCCGCGAACAGGCGGAATCGCGCTGGCGGGTGGAACTGTACGGCGCCCTGCTGCGGGGAACGGTCGTGCTGCAGCAGGCGGCCGATCAGCGGTGGTCGGTTGCTTTCAAGATGGCCGCCGTTTGA
- a CDS encoding transglutaminase family protein encodes MRYKLVHKTQYSYSYQASVCHNAVHLAPRSLTHQTCGRSRLVVNPTPAAMQERDDYFGNKVHFFAVYQPHSQLTVTAISHVEVAPPPPLPPTSVRWEEVAASLLRKPPVCLRAFEFSFDSPNVRRNEALAAYARVSFTPNRPILEAARELTARVHADFKFDAKATRVDTPVEEVFELKRGVCQDFAHLQIGCLRSIGLAARYVSGYLRTHPPEGKERLVGVDASHAWVSLYCGEAGWVDYDPTNDAIPSEEHITVAWGRDYSDVCPIQGVFVGGGDYTMAVSVDVAPLS; translated from the coding sequence ATGCGATACAAGCTCGTCCACAAAACCCAGTACTCGTATTCCTACCAGGCTTCGGTCTGCCATAACGCAGTGCACCTGGCGCCGCGCAGTCTGACCCATCAAACCTGCGGACGAAGCCGGCTGGTAGTGAATCCCACGCCGGCGGCCATGCAAGAGCGGGACGACTACTTTGGGAACAAGGTCCATTTTTTTGCCGTGTACCAGCCGCACAGCCAGCTGACGGTTACGGCCATCAGCCATGTCGAAGTGGCGCCTCCTCCGCCGTTGCCGCCGACGTCGGTCCGCTGGGAAGAGGTCGCCGCCTCGCTCCTCCGCAAACCGCCCGTCTGCCTGCGTGCGTTTGAATTCTCGTTTGATTCACCCAACGTCCGCCGGAACGAAGCCCTGGCGGCCTACGCCCGGGTGTCATTCACGCCGAACCGCCCCATCCTGGAAGCGGCCCGCGAACTGACCGCACGCGTGCACGCCGATTTCAAGTTTGACGCCAAAGCCACGCGCGTGGATACGCCGGTGGAGGAAGTCTTTGAGTTGAAGCGGGGCGTTTGCCAGGACTTCGCCCATCTGCAGATTGGCTGCCTGCGTTCGATTGGTCTGGCCGCCCGGTATGTCAGCGGTTACCTGCGCACGCATCCGCCGGAAGGGAAAGAGCGGCTTGTCGGCGTGGACGCCTCTCATGCGTGGGTGTCGCTGTACTGCGGCGAAGCGGGCTGGGTCGACTACGATCCGACGAACGATGCGATTCCCAGCGAAGAGCATATCACGGTCGCCTGGGGTCGGGATTACAGCGACGTCTGTCCGATCCAGGGTGTGTTTGTGGGCGGCGGCGACTACACCATGGCCGTCTCGGTCGACGTCGCTCCGCTTTCCTGA